The Streptomyces luteogriseus genome includes a window with the following:
- a CDS encoding glycosyltransferase family 2 protein, which yields MSRTTPPRVSVIIPAYNAMPELTRCVTSVMEQTLDPDEIEIIAVDDGSTDGTGPELDRLAQSCSTMRVVHQPNSGGAGGPRNTGLDRAAGDFVFFLDSDDYLGPDALRRMVAMADENRTDVVLGKMVSVGGRAVPTAVFSHNQPRTDVFSSAAYRTLGCWKLFRRSLIERLNLRFPPYRNCEDKPFTAAAFLNADGISVVADYDCYYSRNRRNGNNLTLTAADLVHRMDGTRLCFETVARYLDPGPRQDRIMRRHVEWELCGPLRALLPRESEQRAREVFYPQFRHWAQTYVSEGVFQSIAPQDRLIVHLLRADRYEDLMTVARCAKEDAGRGHVVDKGRVYWSHPFFRDPAKAVPDACFDATSRIPVHHELTEAAWTGDGDVLRLVGHAHIESLGPLQSDTRLVLRPSGFRHPDIPVPTTVGTGPHDGQDAATGFTADVDLDTVDSGAPLGSGRWDLYLDVRAQGVSRTVRLRRVRTDANGERHAPPQRELAPGHRPGHGPTTARPFFTPHGDFSLDLREAEADPICRVTGIAWDTSAPAILVVSGRPTGDAAVRPVTALRAEEDSGSVREVPLLYARDGSCAFTAVLPVGKLPPGRWTLTLRTDDPGRRIPVPPVRGLSGTRWFRASRLGRPYYAKPLPGGPRGALVLRVAPVRLTAAALRRVRGISRWTTG from the coding sequence ATGTCCCGTACGACCCCTCCCCGTGTCAGCGTGATCATCCCCGCGTACAACGCGATGCCGGAACTGACGCGATGCGTCACCTCCGTCATGGAGCAGACGCTCGATCCGGACGAGATCGAGATCATCGCCGTCGACGACGGGTCGACCGACGGCACCGGACCCGAACTGGACCGCCTCGCGCAGAGCTGCTCCACCATGCGGGTCGTCCACCAGCCCAACAGCGGAGGGGCCGGAGGCCCGCGCAACACCGGCCTGGACAGGGCCGCAGGCGACTTTGTCTTCTTCCTCGACTCCGACGACTACCTCGGCCCGGACGCCCTGCGCCGCATGGTCGCCATGGCGGACGAGAACCGCACCGACGTGGTCCTCGGGAAGATGGTGTCGGTCGGCGGTCGTGCCGTACCGACCGCCGTCTTCTCCCACAACCAGCCCCGCACCGACGTCTTCTCCTCCGCCGCCTACCGCACCCTGGGCTGCTGGAAGCTGTTCCGACGCTCGCTGATCGAACGGCTGAACCTCAGGTTCCCGCCGTACCGCAATTGCGAGGACAAGCCGTTCACGGCTGCCGCCTTCCTCAACGCCGACGGCATCTCCGTGGTCGCCGACTACGACTGCTACTACTCGCGCAACCGCCGGAACGGCAACAACCTCACCCTCACCGCCGCCGACCTCGTCCACCGCATGGACGGCACCCGGCTGTGCTTCGAGACGGTCGCCCGCTACCTGGACCCCGGCCCGCGCCAGGACCGGATCATGCGCCGCCATGTGGAGTGGGAGCTGTGCGGGCCGCTGCGTGCCCTGCTGCCCCGGGAGAGCGAACAGCGGGCACGGGAGGTCTTCTACCCGCAGTTCCGGCACTGGGCGCAGACCTATGTGAGCGAGGGCGTCTTCCAGTCGATCGCCCCACAGGACCGGCTGATCGTCCACCTCCTGCGCGCCGACCGCTACGAGGACCTCATGACCGTGGCCCGGTGCGCGAAGGAGGACGCGGGGCGCGGCCACGTCGTGGACAAGGGCCGCGTCTACTGGTCCCACCCCTTCTTCCGTGACCCCGCGAAGGCGGTCCCGGACGCCTGCTTCGACGCCACGAGCCGCATCCCGGTCCACCACGAACTCACCGAAGCGGCCTGGACGGGCGACGGCGATGTGCTCCGACTCGTCGGCCACGCCCACATCGAGTCCCTCGGCCCCCTCCAGTCCGACACCCGGCTGGTCCTGCGTCCGAGCGGCTTCCGGCATCCGGACATCCCTGTGCCGACGACCGTCGGCACGGGCCCGCACGACGGCCAGGACGCCGCGACCGGCTTCACGGCCGACGTGGACCTGGACACCGTGGACTCGGGCGCCCCGCTCGGCAGCGGCCGGTGGGACCTCTACCTGGACGTCCGCGCCCAGGGAGTGAGCCGGACCGTGAGGCTCCGCCGAGTCCGGACGGACGCGAACGGCGAGCGGCACGCTCCACCGCAGCGGGAACTGGCCCCCGGCCACCGGCCCGGGCACGGCCCCACCACCGCACGCCCCTTCTTCACCCCCCACGGCGACTTCTCCCTGGACCTCCGGGAAGCCGAGGCCGATCCGATCTGCCGCGTGACCGGGATCGCCTGGGACACCTCCGCACCCGCCATCCTCGTCGTCAGCGGCCGCCCGACCGGCGATGCCGCTGTCCGCCCCGTCACCGCCCTGCGCGCCGAAGAGGACTCGGGTTCGGTGCGAGAGGTGCCCCTGCTGTACGCACGCGACGGCAGCTGCGCCTTCACCGCCGTCCTGCCCGTGGGGAAACTGCCGCCAGGACGCTGGACGCTGACCCTCCGCACGGACGACCCGGGGCGCCGCATCCCCGTTCCACCCGTGAGGGGACTGTCCGGCACCCGGTGGTTTCGCGCGTCCCGGCTCGGCCGCCCCTACTACGCCAAGCCGCTCCCGGGCGGTCCGAGAGGCGCCCTGGTGCTGCGCGTGGCGCCGGTCAGGCTGACGGCGGCGGCCCTCCGCCGCGTGAGGGGCATCAGCCGGTGGACGACCGGCTAG
- a CDS encoding BTAD domain-containing putative transcriptional regulator translates to MTSQVFSATLVRQGRTALEEGAAARAAPLLGEALGLWRGDPLSDLPAHLVRGVVAALDEQSLDALELRIDADLALGRAADVLPELRGLIAGYPLREHFWAQRMPALFHCRRQGEALESHRQVTALLADERGVAPGAGLRQVRQRLLAAAPDLIEVRAARMVPPSRGGDLPVEMTTFVGRETQMAEVRRLLGSARLVTLTGVGGVGRTRLALRAAAEAAPSFADGVRLADLAPLSDADLLDRAVSEALGLRDQSARPAADAVADHLRDRRLLLVLDNCEHLVEHVAGLVLRLARAAPGLRVLATSRQRPGTPGEHVLTVPSLTLPAVEGTTGGASARRNPAVEASDDVAATTGVSAASDADDPLLCSEAVRLLLDRAAASAPRLPAHRPQPPGGGPTVRAAGRHPPRHRTRRGTPERDDGRGDPRAPRRPVPPAVRAAAAHVRPRSPHPSGHRRLELRPVHRRRTAALEPAVRVLGRLRPSSGGSGLRGRGRVPGGRARPAGGAGRQVDRGGQQFR, encoded by the coding sequence GTGACCAGCCAGGTGTTCTCGGCGACCCTCGTACGCCAGGGCCGCACGGCTCTGGAGGAAGGCGCGGCGGCACGCGCGGCCCCGCTGCTGGGCGAGGCCCTGGGGCTGTGGCGCGGGGACCCGCTGTCGGACCTGCCCGCGCACCTCGTCCGGGGCGTGGTGGCCGCCCTGGACGAACAGAGCCTGGACGCACTGGAGTTGCGGATCGACGCGGACCTGGCCCTCGGCCGGGCCGCCGATGTCCTGCCGGAACTGCGGGGCCTCATCGCGGGGTACCCGCTGCGCGAACACTTCTGGGCGCAGCGGATGCCGGCGCTCTTCCACTGCAGACGGCAAGGCGAGGCGCTGGAAAGCCATCGCCAGGTCACCGCGCTGCTCGCCGACGAACGGGGCGTCGCGCCCGGGGCCGGGCTGAGGCAGGTCCGCCAACGGCTGCTGGCAGCAGCCCCGGACCTGATCGAGGTACGGGCGGCGAGGATGGTCCCACCGTCACGGGGCGGCGACCTGCCCGTGGAGATGACCACGTTCGTCGGCCGCGAGACACAGATGGCCGAGGTGCGGCGCCTGTTGGGGAGCGCCCGGCTCGTCACCCTCACCGGAGTGGGCGGTGTGGGCAGGACACGGCTCGCTCTGCGTGCCGCCGCCGAGGCCGCGCCCTCCTTCGCCGACGGGGTCCGGCTCGCCGACCTCGCCCCGCTGAGCGACGCGGACCTCCTCGACCGGGCCGTGTCGGAGGCGCTCGGCCTGCGCGACCAGTCCGCGCGCCCTGCCGCGGACGCGGTCGCCGACCATCTGCGCGACCGCCGCCTGCTGCTCGTCCTGGACAACTGCGAGCACTTGGTGGAGCACGTCGCCGGTCTCGTGCTGCGCCTGGCGCGTGCGGCACCGGGACTGCGCGTCCTGGCCACGAGCCGGCAGCGTCCGGGAACTCCCGGCGAGCACGTACTGACGGTGCCGTCGCTCACCCTGCCCGCCGTGGAGGGCACCACAGGCGGCGCCTCCGCCCGCCGGAATCCCGCGGTCGAGGCCTCAGATGACGTCGCGGCCACGACCGGAGTCTCGGCTGCCTCTGACGCCGACGACCCGTTGCTGTGCTCCGAAGCCGTGAGGCTCCTCCTGGACCGTGCCGCCGCCTCGGCCCCCCGCCTTCCGGCTCACCGCCCGCAACCGCCAGGCGGTGGCCCAACTGTGCGTGCGGCTGGACGGCATCCCCCTCGCCATCGAACTCGCCGCGGTACGCCTGAGCGCGATGACGGCCGAGGAGATCCTCGAGCGCCTCGACGACCGGTTCCGCCTGCTGTCCGTGCCGCGGCCGCGCACGTCCGCCCGCGGTCACCACACCCTTCGGGGCATCGTCGACTGGAGCTACGACCTGTGCACCGAAGGCGAACGGCTGCTCTGGAACCGGCTGTCCGTGTTCTCGGGCGGCTTCGACCTTCAAGCGGCGGAAGCGGTCTGCGCGGACGAGGGCGTGTCCCGGGAGGACGTGCTCGACCTGCTGGCGGGGCTGGTCGACAAGTCGATCGTGGCGGTCAACAGTTCCGGTGA